One region of Salvia miltiorrhiza cultivar Shanhuang (shh) chromosome 3, IMPLAD_Smil_shh, whole genome shotgun sequence genomic DNA includes:
- the LOC131017940 gene encoding probable disease resistance protein At1g58602, with translation MAEAVVSMALETFRDLLLEEARFLYGVGDEVRELETQLKEMKCLLKDADRRRHESETILNWISEIKDLVYRAEAAIERHAAYQVSSRRRRGLTQLVRICSCSLEEYNSLHQLGSEISPIKSRLERINKEMLESGIKKSIINNQDGGESSSANNRARKSFPEFEIGDCFVGMEDELNQLVHLLVEDKEHRVISVWGMGGSGKTTIAKKLYNETKFSFDLCAWVCITQQCQNFQSVWKDVLKQLEPQIKKDIVPSLSEWELKEQLCKIQREKRCLIVLDDLWKVSDWNELKHPFLVQNLQSKILITTRERKVAEIGFPVEHGLLNMEDALELVKKKAFPHTNFPDFASEENFEKIGKEMVQKCGYLPLAISLLGGILRTKNSMKEWELVNEDIKEFIYRGESEIDGVLNLSYESLPYYLKPCFLYMGIFQEDEDIYAWHLYLMWIAQGMISYENVGDKNKTLIDIGELYLCELASRSLVQVEIDDGVIPGRKYTSCKLHDVVRELCLKLGKREDFGVLSLEIQTGKRSTLLQQASSNMKIRHLAIYFRTREVELEPDEIGDDTSKHLRSLQMFNRSNSGQSPPLCIVNFQKFKLLRDLVMVGFKFAGRKLPKGITNLVHLRSLRLHQCEFDKLPSSIRNLVYMDTLNLFGSENVEVPNIFKEMLHLKHLALPVYDEENIGSYRLTLDEGVVELETLWQLDSRVHELKYMNKMKNLRRFCTSIHDNESLSAIIDAISIMDTLLYCMVEIKEGCELVTNEGVLKKAFTCSNLHLMTIEVKLGKELAKCGRDFISSNLRKLLLRECEIEDDPMGILGKLPCLRELSLERKSFVGEEMTCPSNSFPRLNLLTMSKLLKLRKWRVEAGAMPLLSQLQIEGCSSLEMVPDGLSGISILRKLEIYGMAELGKRVSASGEDFHKVCHVPSIIIF, from the exons ATGGCAGAAGCAGTGGTGTCGATGGCTCTAGAAACCTTCCGCGATTTGTTGTTGGAAGAAGCAAGGTTTTTATATGGTGTGGGTGATGAAGTGAGGGAGCTCGAGACGCAGCTCAAAGAGATGAAGTGTCTTCTCAAAGATGCGGATAGAAGACGACATGAAAGCGAAACCATTTTGAATTGGATCTCGGAGATCAAAGATCTTGTGTACAGAGCCGAAGCTGCCATTGAAAGACACGCAGCTTATCAAGTGTCTTCAAGGAGAAGACGAGGCCTCACACAGCTCGTCCGCATATGTTCTTGTAGTTTGGAAGAATACAACTCGCTCCACCAACTAGGCTCGGAGATTTCACCGATCAAATCCCGACTTGAAAGGATAAACAAGGAAATGTTAGAAAGTGGCATAAAGAAGAGCATCATCAACAATCAAGATGGAGGGGAAAGCTCGTCCGCCAACAACAGGGCAAGGAAGAGCTTCCCCGAATTCGAGATCGGAGATTGTTTTGTGGGGATGGAGGATGAGCTCAATCAGCTTGTTCATCTCCTAGTGGAAGACAAAGAGCATCGAGTAATTTCAGTGTGGGGAATGGGGGGTTCAGGCAAGACCACCATTGCCAAAAAGCTCTACAACGAGACCAAGTTCAGCTTTGATCTTTGCGCGTGGGTTTGCATTACTCAGCaatgtcaaaattttcaatcagTTTGGAAGGATGTTCTGAAGCAGTTAGAGCCACAAATAAAGAAAGACATTGTTCCAAGTCTGAGCGAGTGGGAGTTGAAGGAGCAACTATGCAAGATACAAAGAGAGAAGCGATGCCTCATAGTTTTGGACGATCTTTGGAAAGTTTCTGATTGGAATGAGTTGAAGCATCCCTTCCTTGTCCAAAACTTGCAAAGCAAAATCTTGATCACCACGCGGGAACGAAAGGTTGCAGAGATTGGATTCCCAGTAGAACATGGGCTTCTAAATATGGAAGATGCTTTGGAACTAGTGAAGAAGAAAGCCTTTCCACATACCAACTTTCCAG ATTTTGCATCTGAagaaaattttgagaaaattggGAAAGAAATGGTGCAGAAATGTGGGTATTTGCCGTTGGCAATTTCTTTACTCGGTGGGATCTTGAGAACGAAAAATTCGATGAAGGAGTGGGAGTtagtaaatgaggatatcaaaGAATTCATATATAGAGGTGAAAGTGAGATTGATGGAGTGCTAAATTTAAGCTATGAAAGTCTACCCTATTATTTGAAGCCTTGCTTTCTCTATATGGGTATATTTCAAGAGGACGAAGATATATATGCGTGGCATCTATATTTGATGTGGATAGCACAAGGCATGATTTCATATGAGAATGTTGGAGACAAGAACAAAACATTGATAGACATCGGGGAGCTCTACTTGTGTGAGTTGGCCTCTAGATCCCTTGTCCAAGTTGAAATTGACGATGGTGTCATACCTGGAAGAAAATATACGAGCTGCAAACTTCATGATGTAGTAAGAGAACTATGTTTGAAATTGGGGAAGAGGGAGGATTTTGGTGTGTTGAGTTTGGAAATTCAAACTGGGAAACGTAGTACCTTACTACAGCAAGCTTCCTCAAATATGAAAATACGACATTTGGCTATCTATTTCAGAACAAGAGAAGTCGAACTGGAACCTGACGAGATTGGAGATGATACTAGCAAACATTTGAGGTCTCTTCAAATGTTCAACCGCAGTAATTCTGGTCAGTCTCCCCCACTATGTATCGTTAATTTTCAGAAATTCAAATTGTTGAGGGATCTAGTTATGGTGGGATTCAAATTCGCAGGAAGAAAGTTACCGAAAGGAATCACTAATCTTGTTCACCTGAGAAGTTTGCGTTTACATCAATGTGAATTTGATAAGCTACCATCGTCCATAAGGAATTTGGTATACATGGATACCCTAAATTTATTTGGTTCGGAGAATGTTGAAGTTCCAAATATTTTTAAGGAGATGCTACATTTAAAACACTTGGCTCTTCCAGTGTATGATGAGGAAAATATTGGAAGTTATCGATTAACATTGGACGAGGGAGTGGTTGAGTTGGAGACCCTATGGCAGTTGGATAGTAGAGTGCATgaattaaaatatatgaacAAAATGAAGAATCTACGAAGATTCTGCACAAGTATACATGACAACGAAAGCTTGTCAGCCATCATCGACGCCATATCTATCATGGACACGTTATTGTATTGTATGGTTGAAATCAAAGAGGGCTGCGAGTTAGTAACAAATGAGGGAGTGTTGAAAAAGGCATTCACTTGTTCCAATCTTCATTTGATGACGATTGAAGTTAAGTTAGGGAAGGAGCTCGCAAAGTGTGGGCGTGACTTCATAAGCTCAAACCTTAGGAAATTGTTACTGCGAGAATGTGAGATTGAGGATGATCCAATGGGGATACTGGGGAAGCTTCCTTGCTTGAGAGAGTTGTCGTTAGAGAGGAAATCATTTGTCGGGGAGGAGATGACGTGTCCATCAAACAGTTTTCCACGCCTCAACTTACTAACTATGTCAAAGTTATTAAAGTTGAGGAAGTGGAGAGTGGAGGCAGGAGCCATGCCCCTTCTCTCTCAATTACAGATAGAAGGGTGTTCTAGTCTAGAGATGGTTCCAGATGGCTTGAGTGGCATTTCTATTCTTCGAAAACTGGAGATCTATGGAATGGCGGAATTGGGGAAGAGGGTATCGGCATCAGGAGAGGATTTCCACAAAGTCTGCCACGTCCCTTCAATTATCATCTTTTAA